In a genomic window of Gossypium arboreum isolate Shixiya-1 chromosome 9, ASM2569848v2, whole genome shotgun sequence:
- the LOC108452401 gene encoding transcription factor RAX2-like, with product MGRAPCCDKANVKKGPWSPEEDAKLKEYIQKHGTGGNWIALPQKAGLKRCGKSCRLRWLNYLRPNIKHGEFSDDEDRIICTLFASIGSRWSIIAAQLPGRTDNDIKNYWNTKLKKKLFGMVPQSQRKPHQIPHASFSSLLQSSSPSSPSPSSSSPLLYNCSNNTYHTPARSFSCFEASYSSSFSNSSASCVNAASVLQPQESFLGQIQHYQLHDNGVQMFGGETSCSSSDGSCSNQISHNKELENSNGTLYDGDHQQFGMYSYNNFYSEAADGSQKLMMALNGDHGTDGWSDHHKSSNGLLDETETTLDYGIEGIKQLISTSSCNSFIFDENKEDENLLYY from the exons ATGGGAAGGGCTCCTTGTTGTGACAAGGCTAATGTGAAGAAAGGACCTTGGTCCCCTGAAGAAGATGCTAAGCTGAAAGAGTATATACAGAAACATGGAACTGGAGGGAACTGGATTGCTCTCCCACAAAAAGCTG gcCTTAAGAGATGTGGGAAAAGTTGCAGATTGAGATGGCTTAACTATCTCAGGCCTAATATTAAACATGGAGAGTTCTCTGACGATGAAGATAGGATAATCTGCACTCTCTTTGCAAGCATTGGTAGCAG GTGGTCAATTATAGCAGCTCAGTTGCCAGGCAGGACTGATAATGATATCAAGAACTACTGGAACACGAAGCTAAAGAAGAAACTATTTGGCATGGTTCCCCAATCTCAAAGGAAACCTCATCAGATTCCCCATGCTAGCTTTTCATCTCTTCTACAATCATCTTCCCCTTCATCCCCATCCCCATCCTCATCATCGCCATTACTCTACAATTGCAGCAACAACACCTACCACACACCAGCTAGATCTTTTTCATGCTTTGAAGCATCATATTCCTCAAGTTTCTCAAACAGCAGTGCTTCTTGTGTAAATGCTGCATCAGTTCTTCAACCGCAGGAGAGTTTTTTGGGTCAAATCCAGCATTATCAACTGCATGATAATGGTGTCCAAATGTTTGGGGGGGAAACTAGTTGTAGTTCTTCTGATGGGAGTTGcagcaaccaaatcagccacaacaaAGAATTAGAGAATAGCAATGGTACATTATATGATGGTGATCATCAACAATTTGGGATGTACAGTTATAATAATTTCTATAGTGAAGCTGCTGATGGAAGCCAGAAGCTGATGATGGCATTAAATGGGGATCATGGTACTGATGGATGGTCTGATCATCATAAGTCATCAAATGGATTGTTGGATGAAACTGAAACAACTTTAGATTATGGGATTGAGGGAATTAAGCAGCTAATAAGTACTAGTAGTTGTAACAGctttatttttgatgaaaacaaagaagatGAAAATCTTTTGTACTATTGA